In the Streptomyces sp. f51 genome, one interval contains:
- a CDS encoding beta-ketoacyl synthase N-terminal-like domain-containing protein, which produces MPRRQVPVAIVGMAVLLPGARDLEAYWLNLRDGVDAIGEVPQGRWDAGYYHPGTASAPAVADQVYCRRGGFVDALAEVEVTRFGIMPNSVAGTEPDQLIALHVAAAALADAGGQDRLPDRGRVGVVLGRGGYLTPGLVRLDQRVRTAGQLVRTLGELLPELTDSQLNCVRTAFTDRLGPDSPEAAIGLVPNLAASRVANRLDLRGPAYTVDAACASSLVAVDQAVGELSSERCDLMLAGGVHHCHDITLWSVFSQLRALSPSERIRPFHRDADGLLVGEGTGVVVLKRLADARRDGDRIYAVIRGTGVASDGRAAGLVSPDPGGQASAVRQAWLAAGLDPAAPGSVGLLEAHGTATPAGDAAELATLGSVFGPAGPSGAERAVIGSVKSMIGHTMPAAGVAGLVKAALAVHHATLLPTLHCDDPHPALAATRFRTLEKAVPWEISPGQPVRRAAVNAFGFGGINAHVVLEEAPAPATTAPAPTAGRGRAPAPTAWRPAARVSEPERVLLLAADGPEPLAALLDTDDAAVRAAGLDPALPHPAAGRARLGIVDPTAKRLALARRAVGRGRPWHGRGDVWFRPGPLLGPGHGKLAFVFPGLESEFSARVDDVAAHFGLPRTAHEGGHVGDVGRHGLGVVAVGRLLDAALRRLGVVPDAVAGHSVGEWTAMTVAGLYSGDEVDAFMAGFDPDTVTVPGLAFGAVGAPAERVLAALEEEFAGAGLVLSHDNAPGQSMVCGPDAAVADFVRAFRARGVLGQVLPFRSGFHTPMLAPYLGPIRQAAQRFRLHPATVPVWSGTTAAPFPEREAEVRDLFVRHLLEPVRFRQLTEALYAAGHRTFVQVGPGQVGSLVGDTLGDRDHLTVAANSPHRTGLAQLRRVAAALWTAGAAVAPALPTGPRTDTTSGVGSRPDDGRAGARAGSGEGGTPSGRPPVRLDLDGALISLAGPELGPLRAELRTALPSPDAGTRYAPGPLSGLTDRFPGAAELDALLRDTADTAAALIAARPARRPAATPTPPAPATATVHAPTPATETRTSVGDAPTDAPLGTSVVRVSPETMPYLLDHCFFPQRADWPDVADRWPVVPATTIVHHLMEAARDAAPGKVPVAVHGARFEEWLTATPAVDVRVTAEPVAPDRLAMSFGPRARATVELATGYPAPPPDRWRTDPASERAPRHTAAQLYGERWMFHGPAFQGVTELTALGERHIRGIITAPAAPGALLDNVGQILGYWIMATRSERTVVFPVGMREMRFHGPHPAPGTEVACLVRITSLTDTVLEADVQLSVAGAVWAELRGWQDRRFDNDPHTRPVERFPERNTLSEARPGGWSLVHERWPDLASRDLIMRNSLGGQERSEYAGHAPRGRRQWLLGRIAVKDAVRQWLWDHGEGPVFPAELRVRNDGMGRPYVTGAHGRELPPLDVSLAHRAEAGVAIVRPHTPAPGPGIDIEEVTARDPQAMATVLGADELRLLRTLCATGGGTDDRTEALWFTRFWAAKEAVAKAEGTGFGGRPRDFAVLEAAPAGDELIVSGRLERAYAVRCAPAANPPGLTDRAYVVAWTTGPIGPTGHPHEEEYAP; this is translated from the coding sequence GTGCCGCGGCGCCAGGTTCCGGTCGCCATCGTCGGCATGGCGGTGCTGCTGCCGGGGGCCCGCGATCTGGAGGCGTACTGGCTGAACCTGCGGGACGGCGTGGACGCGATCGGCGAGGTGCCGCAGGGGCGTTGGGACGCCGGGTACTACCACCCCGGCACCGCGTCCGCGCCGGCCGTCGCGGACCAGGTGTACTGCCGCAGGGGCGGGTTCGTGGACGCACTGGCCGAGGTGGAGGTGACCCGGTTCGGGATCATGCCGAACTCGGTGGCCGGCACCGAGCCCGACCAGCTCATCGCGCTGCACGTGGCCGCCGCGGCCCTCGCGGACGCGGGCGGCCAGGACCGGCTTCCCGACCGGGGGCGCGTCGGGGTCGTCCTCGGCCGGGGCGGCTATCTCACCCCGGGTCTGGTCCGGCTCGACCAGCGGGTGCGGACGGCCGGGCAACTGGTGCGCACCCTGGGCGAGCTGTTACCGGAGTTGACGGACAGTCAACTCAACTGCGTCAGAACGGCGTTCACGGACCGGCTCGGCCCCGACAGTCCCGAGGCGGCGATCGGTCTGGTGCCCAACCTGGCCGCCTCCCGGGTGGCCAACCGGCTCGATCTGCGTGGCCCCGCCTACACCGTGGACGCCGCCTGCGCCTCGTCGCTCGTCGCGGTCGACCAGGCGGTCGGCGAACTCTCCTCGGAGCGCTGCGACCTGATGCTCGCCGGAGGCGTCCACCACTGCCACGACATCACCCTGTGGAGCGTCTTCTCGCAACTGCGGGCCCTCTCCCCCAGCGAGCGCATCCGGCCCTTCCACCGGGACGCCGACGGCCTCCTCGTCGGCGAGGGCACCGGGGTCGTCGTCCTGAAGCGACTGGCGGACGCCCGGCGCGACGGCGACCGGATCTACGCGGTGATCCGGGGCACCGGGGTGGCCAGCGACGGCCGGGCCGCCGGCCTGGTCAGCCCCGACCCGGGCGGTCAGGCGAGTGCCGTGCGACAGGCGTGGCTCGCCGCCGGACTCGATCCGGCCGCGCCCGGCTCGGTCGGCCTGCTGGAGGCGCACGGCACCGCGACCCCGGCCGGCGACGCCGCCGAACTGGCCACGCTCGGCTCGGTGTTCGGCCCGGCCGGACCATCCGGCGCCGAACGCGCGGTGATCGGCTCGGTGAAGTCGATGATCGGGCACACCATGCCCGCCGCCGGGGTGGCCGGACTGGTCAAGGCCGCACTCGCGGTGCACCACGCGACGCTGCTGCCCACCCTGCACTGCGACGACCCGCATCCGGCGCTGGCCGCGACCCGCTTCCGTACGCTGGAGAAGGCCGTCCCCTGGGAGATCTCGCCCGGTCAGCCGGTGCGCCGGGCCGCCGTGAACGCCTTCGGTTTCGGCGGGATCAACGCGCACGTGGTGCTGGAGGAGGCACCGGCGCCCGCCACGACGGCGCCCGCTCCGACGGCCGGGCGCGGCAGGGCGCCCGCTCCGACGGCCTGGCGCCCTGCCGCGCGGGTCTCCGAGCCCGAGCGGGTCCTGCTGCTCGCCGCGGACGGTCCGGAACCGCTCGCCGCCCTGCTGGACACGGACGACGCCGCGGTCCGCGCGGCCGGGCTCGACCCCGCGCTGCCCCATCCGGCGGCGGGCCGGGCCCGGCTCGGCATCGTCGACCCGACCGCGAAACGGCTGGCGCTGGCCCGCCGGGCGGTCGGCCGGGGCCGCCCCTGGCACGGCCGGGGCGACGTCTGGTTCCGGCCCGGCCCCCTGCTCGGTCCCGGGCACGGCAAGCTCGCCTTCGTCTTCCCCGGTCTGGAGAGCGAGTTCTCCGCGCGCGTCGACGACGTGGCCGCGCACTTCGGACTGCCCCGGACGGCGCACGAGGGCGGCCATGTCGGCGACGTGGGCCGGCACGGCCTCGGCGTGGTGGCCGTGGGACGCCTGCTCGACGCGGCGCTGCGCCGCCTGGGTGTCGTGCCGGACGCGGTCGCCGGGCACAGCGTCGGCGAGTGGACCGCGATGACGGTGGCCGGGCTGTACTCCGGGGACGAGGTCGACGCCTTCATGGCGGGCTTCGATCCGGACACGGTGACGGTGCCGGGTCTCGCGTTCGGCGCCGTCGGCGCGCCCGCGGAGCGCGTACTGGCCGCCTTGGAAGAGGAGTTCGCGGGCGCAGGGCTGGTGCTCTCCCACGACAACGCGCCGGGCCAGTCGATGGTGTGCGGGCCGGACGCCGCGGTCGCGGATTTCGTCCGGGCGTTCCGGGCCCGTGGTGTGCTCGGCCAGGTGCTGCCGTTCCGGTCCGGCTTCCACACGCCCATGCTGGCGCCCTATCTCGGGCCGATCAGACAGGCGGCCCAGCGGTTCCGGCTGCATCCGGCGACCGTTCCGGTGTGGTCGGGGACGACCGCGGCGCCGTTCCCCGAACGGGAGGCGGAGGTACGTGATCTGTTCGTCCGTCATCTGCTGGAACCCGTGCGCTTCCGTCAGTTGACCGAGGCCCTTTACGCGGCGGGGCACCGGACCTTCGTCCAGGTGGGCCCTGGACAGGTCGGGTCGCTCGTGGGCGACACCCTCGGCGACCGCGACCATCTGACCGTGGCCGCCAACTCCCCCCACCGGACCGGCCTCGCCCAGTTGCGCCGGGTGGCGGCCGCGCTGTGGACGGCGGGGGCGGCCGTCGCTCCCGCCCTGCCCACCGGACCCCGTACGGACACCACTTCAGGAGTCGGGTCCAGACCCGACGACGGCCGCGCCGGAGCCCGGGCCGGATCCGGCGAGGGTGGCACGCCGTCGGGGCGACCGCCCGTGCGTCTCGACCTGGACGGTGCGCTGATCTCGCTCGCCGGCCCTGAACTGGGCCCTCTGCGAGCAGAGTTGAGGACTGCTCTCCCCTCTCCCGACGCCGGCACCCGATACGCGCCGGGCCCGCTGAGTGGGCTCACCGACCGCTTCCCCGGCGCCGCCGAACTGGACGCGCTGCTGCGGGACACCGCGGACACGGCGGCGGCGCTCATCGCCGCGCGACCCGCCCGCCGGCCGGCCGCCACACCCACTCCGCCCGCCCCCGCCACGGCAACAGTCCACGCCCCCACCCCCGCCACCGAGACGCGAACGTCCGTCGGCGACGCGCCGACGGACGCCCCGCTAGGCACCTCGGTCGTCCGCGTCTCTCCGGAGACCATGCCGTACCTGCTCGACCACTGCTTCTTCCCCCAGCGGGCCGACTGGCCGGACGTGGCCGACCGCTGGCCGGTCGTCCCGGCGACCACGATCGTGCACCACCTGATGGAAGCGGCCCGGGACGCGGCGCCGGGCAAGGTGCCGGTCGCGGTGCACGGCGCCAGGTTCGAGGAGTGGCTGACGGCCACCCCCGCCGTCGACGTACGGGTCACGGCCGAGCCCGTGGCACCGGACCGTCTGGCCATGTCCTTCGGCCCCCGGGCCCGCGCCACCGTCGAACTCGCCACCGGCTACCCGGCCCCGCCGCCGGACCGCTGGCGAACCGACCCCGCGAGCGAACGCGCACCCCGCCACACCGCGGCGCAACTGTACGGCGAGCGCTGGATGTTCCACGGTCCGGCGTTCCAGGGAGTCACCGAGCTCACCGCGCTCGGCGAGCGGCACATCCGCGGGATCATCACGGCCCCGGCGGCGCCCGGCGCCCTGCTGGACAACGTCGGCCAGATCCTCGGCTACTGGATCATGGCGACCCGCTCCGAGCGGACGGTCGTGTTCCCGGTCGGGATGCGGGAGATGCGCTTCCACGGCCCGCACCCCGCCCCGGGGACGGAGGTGGCGTGTCTGGTGCGGATCACCTCGCTCACCGACACCGTGCTGGAGGCCGACGTACAGCTCTCGGTGGCGGGGGCGGTGTGGGCGGAGCTGCGCGGCTGGCAGGACCGCCGGTTCGACAACGATCCGCACACCCGGCCGGTGGAGCGCTTCCCCGAGCGCAACACCCTGTCCGAGGCTCGTCCGGGCGGCTGGTCACTGGTGCACGAACGGTGGCCGGACCTGGCGTCGCGCGACCTGATCATGCGCAACTCGCTGGGCGGTCAGGAGCGTTCGGAGTACGCCGGGCACGCGCCGCGCGGTCGGCGGCAGTGGTTGCTGGGCCGGATCGCGGTCAAGGACGCCGTACGGCAATGGCTGTGGGACCACGGCGAGGGCCCGGTGTTCCCCGCGGAGCTGCGGGTGCGCAACGACGGCATGGGCCGCCCGTACGTCACCGGTGCGCACGGTCGGGAACTGCCCCCGCTGGACGTCTCGCTCGCCCACCGCGCCGAGGCGGGCGTGGCGATCGTACGGCCGCACACGCCCGCTCCCGGGCCCGGCATCGACATCGAGGAGGTCACGGCCCGCGACCCGCAGGCGATGGCGACGGTGCTCGGCGCGGACGAACTGCGGCTGCTGCGCACGCTGTGCGCCACCGGCGGAGGCACCGACGACCGCACCGAGGCCCTGTGGTTCACCCGGTTCTGGGCCGCCAAGGAGGCGGTCGCGAAGGCGGAGGGCACCGGTTTCGGCGGCCGGCCACGGGACTTCGCCGTGCTGGAGGCGGCACCGGCCGGGGACGAGCTGATCGTCTCGGGGCGCCTGGAACGTGCCTACGCGGTGCGGTGCGCGCCCGCCGCGAACCCGCCGGGACTGACCGACCGGGCCTACGTCGTGGCCTGGACCACGGGACCGATCGGACCGACGGGACACCCCCACGAGGAGGAGTACGCCCCATGA